From Helicoverpa armigera isolate CAAS_96S chromosome 17, ASM3070526v1, whole genome shotgun sequence, one genomic window encodes:
- the LOC110381047 gene encoding cytochrome P450 6k1 isoform X1 has product MIVILVLIVIACLSVWLVTKWRRVKRYWLERGVPHHPPHPVLGSLTFLQRENPSRWMRKLYKDFAAPYVGIWLFWRPALVINSPDIAKRVLVKDADVFRNRFLSSGKTDPIGALNIFTVNDPLWSSLRRRLTSVFTAAKLRSLNGITVSKAKNLLSRIDIEIQKSEPMDLRKIFTDYTTDVIGESAFGVTSNSLVDGDSIMRKVTREFGSFDLHRGLSWSSIFFFPELVDIFRFSFFPKDTVEVLRKIFRSVIAQRGGYEKEVKDARDLLDALLKIKQEAAKEDEEITEDLLLAQAAIFLLGGFETSGGALSWTIYELAWNPQCQEKLYQEVLETKRKIGGRNFDSAIVSEIPYLDCVIKETLRIYPPMGWLDRISSKEYKIDDNLTIPAGTTVYVNGVGMQMDPQYFPEPEVYNPDRFLPDNERDITPYSYMPFGEGPRNCIGIRFAYQTLRLGLAEIILKYEVRVLPNTPKPTECQVEKNGLLLMPSEKLFVEFVKRDNEFVS; this is encoded by the exons ATGATTGTAATACTAGTGTTAATAGTGATCGCTTGCCTCAGTGTGTGGCTGGTCACCAAATGGAGGAGGGTGAAGAGGTACTGGCTCGAAAGGGGAGTTCCTCACCACCCTCCTCATCCTGTTTTGGGGAGCCTCACCTTTCTGCAGAGGGAAAATCCT TCGCGATGGATGCGCAAACTATACAAGGACTTCGCGGCGCCCTACGTGGGCATCTGGCTGTTCTGGCGCCCGGCGCTGGTCATCAACAGCCCCGACATCGCCAAGAGAGTGCTCGTCAAAGACGCCGATGTCTTCAGGAACCGGTTCCTCAGCTCCGGCAAGACTGATCCCATTGGAGCACTAAATATCTTTACTGTTAAT gatCCACTATGGAGTTCCTTGAGGAGACGTCTGACATCAGTGTTCACGGCAGCCAAGTTGAGGAGCCTCAACGGCATCACGGTCAGCAAGGCCAAGAATCTCCTGAGCCGTATTGACATAGAAATCCAGAAATCTGAACCTATGGACCTAAGG AAAATATTCACTGATTATACAACAGACGTTATTGGGGAATCAGCGTTTGGTGTGACAAGCAACTCACTGGTTGATGGAGACAGCATTATGAGGAAGGTCACCAGGGAATTCGGGAGCTTCGACCTTCACAGAGGACTGTCCTGGTCTAGCATATTCTTCTTCCCTGAACTAGTTGATATATTCAG ATTTTCGTTTTTCCCTAAAGACACGGTAGAGGTACTGCGGAAAATATTCCGTAGTGTTATCGCTCAGAGGGGGGGCTATGAGAAGGAGGTCAAAGATGCCAGGGATCTGCTGGATGCTCTGCTGAAGATCAAGCAAGAGGCTGCTAAAGAAGATGAAG AAATTACTGAGGACTTACTTCTGGCGCAAGCAGCTATCTTCCTTCTTGGAGGCTTTGAAACTTCAGGCGGGGCATTATCCTGGACTATCTATGAGCTCGCTTGGAACCCGCAGTGCCAG gaAAAACTTTATCAAGAGGTTTTAGAGACAAAAAGAAAGATTGGAGGCCGCAACTTTGATTCAGCCATCGTGTCCGAAATTCCCTACCTCGACTGTGTCATAAAAG AAACCCTAAGAATCTACCCTCCAATGGGCTGGCTGGACCGCATTTCATCCAAAGAGTATAAAATCGATGACAACCTGACGATCCCTGCTGGCACCACGGTCTACGTGAACGGGGTCGGCATGCAGATGGACCCTCAGTACTTCCCGGAGCCAGAGGTGTACAACCCTGATAGGTTCCTGCCAGATAATGAGAGGGATATCACCCCTTACTCGTACATGCCGTTTGGAGAAGGACCTAGAAATTGTATAG GAATCCGTTTCGCCTACCAGACCCTTCGCCTGGGTCTAGCTGAAATCATATTAAAATACGAAGTGAGAGTACTGCCTAACACTCCGAAACCAACTGAATGTCAAGTGGAGAAGAATGGATTACTCCTCATGCCCTCCGAAAAACTGTTCGTGGAGTTTGTGAAGAGAGATAATGAATTTGTATCGTGA
- the LOC110381047 gene encoding cytochrome P450 6k1 isoform X2, whose product MIVILVLIVIACLSVWLVTKWRRVKRYWLERGVPHHPPHPVLGSLTFLQRENPDPLWSSLRRRLTSVFTAAKLRSLNGITVSKAKNLLSRIDIEIQKSEPMDLRKIFTDYTTDVIGESAFGVTSNSLVDGDSIMRKVTREFGSFDLHRGLSWSSIFFFPELVDIFRFSFFPKDTVEVLRKIFRSVIAQRGGYEKEVKDARDLLDALLKIKQEAAKEDEEITEDLLLAQAAIFLLGGFETSGGALSWTIYELAWNPQCQEKLYQEVLETKRKIGGRNFDSAIVSEIPYLDCVIKETLRIYPPMGWLDRISSKEYKIDDNLTIPAGTTVYVNGVGMQMDPQYFPEPEVYNPDRFLPDNERDITPYSYMPFGEGPRNCIGIRFAYQTLRLGLAEIILKYEVRVLPNTPKPTECQVEKNGLLLMPSEKLFVEFVKRDNEFVS is encoded by the exons ATGATTGTAATACTAGTGTTAATAGTGATCGCTTGCCTCAGTGTGTGGCTGGTCACCAAATGGAGGAGGGTGAAGAGGTACTGGCTCGAAAGGGGAGTTCCTCACCACCCTCCTCATCCTGTTTTGGGGAGCCTCACCTTTCTGCAGAGGGAAAATCCT gatCCACTATGGAGTTCCTTGAGGAGACGTCTGACATCAGTGTTCACGGCAGCCAAGTTGAGGAGCCTCAACGGCATCACGGTCAGCAAGGCCAAGAATCTCCTGAGCCGTATTGACATAGAAATCCAGAAATCTGAACCTATGGACCTAAGG AAAATATTCACTGATTATACAACAGACGTTATTGGGGAATCAGCGTTTGGTGTGACAAGCAACTCACTGGTTGATGGAGACAGCATTATGAGGAAGGTCACCAGGGAATTCGGGAGCTTCGACCTTCACAGAGGACTGTCCTGGTCTAGCATATTCTTCTTCCCTGAACTAGTTGATATATTCAG ATTTTCGTTTTTCCCTAAAGACACGGTAGAGGTACTGCGGAAAATATTCCGTAGTGTTATCGCTCAGAGGGGGGGCTATGAGAAGGAGGTCAAAGATGCCAGGGATCTGCTGGATGCTCTGCTGAAGATCAAGCAAGAGGCTGCTAAAGAAGATGAAG AAATTACTGAGGACTTACTTCTGGCGCAAGCAGCTATCTTCCTTCTTGGAGGCTTTGAAACTTCAGGCGGGGCATTATCCTGGACTATCTATGAGCTCGCTTGGAACCCGCAGTGCCAG gaAAAACTTTATCAAGAGGTTTTAGAGACAAAAAGAAAGATTGGAGGCCGCAACTTTGATTCAGCCATCGTGTCCGAAATTCCCTACCTCGACTGTGTCATAAAAG AAACCCTAAGAATCTACCCTCCAATGGGCTGGCTGGACCGCATTTCATCCAAAGAGTATAAAATCGATGACAACCTGACGATCCCTGCTGGCACCACGGTCTACGTGAACGGGGTCGGCATGCAGATGGACCCTCAGTACTTCCCGGAGCCAGAGGTGTACAACCCTGATAGGTTCCTGCCAGATAATGAGAGGGATATCACCCCTTACTCGTACATGCCGTTTGGAGAAGGACCTAGAAATTGTATAG GAATCCGTTTCGCCTACCAGACCCTTCGCCTGGGTCTAGCTGAAATCATATTAAAATACGAAGTGAGAGTACTGCCTAACACTCCGAAACCAACTGAATGTCAAGTGGAGAAGAATGGATTACTCCTCATGCCCTCCGAAAAACTGTTCGTGGAGTTTGTGAAGAGAGATAATGAATTTGTATCGTGA